One Corynebacterium efficiens YS-314 DNA segment encodes these proteins:
- a CDS encoding TAXI family TRAP transporter solute-binding subunit: protein MAFTINRRQFLQGLTLAGAAGVLAACGQPAQSRVPGLPHRMVWTTYPVGTGTYNDVAALASTITTRSGAQVRLMTGDTGIGRMAPLVSGIANYARVGDESYYSFEGDYEFTSEAWGPQPVRQLWTPPGSYGMAVLKDSGINTVKDLRGKRLPYLLGMEPTNRKIDAIVQMGDLTLDDVTLVPIAYSEQTEALKTGHLDGIYSNTVGASIEELQTRDPIRWLELSIDTPEQQRTWDELVPLARVGSTTGAVGLEPGESVDVMELSLAMLTRSDVPPEEVYAITSLMHKHFDDYKDATPDAQYFAMDKIILEPLMVPFHPGVVRLLEENNLWTPALDRRQNALIERESRMQNEWPNFWAQNKKSEDPSTAWRNWKQENLPQLPAMSTTG, encoded by the coding sequence ATGGCTTTTACTATCAACCGGCGTCAATTCTTGCAGGGATTAACCCTGGCGGGCGCGGCCGGTGTTCTCGCAGCATGCGGACAGCCAGCGCAGTCCCGCGTCCCCGGCCTCCCTCATCGCATGGTGTGGACCACCTATCCGGTTGGTACCGGTACCTATAATGACGTCGCTGCGCTGGCCTCGACAATCACCACCCGCTCTGGGGCCCAGGTTCGACTGATGACCGGTGACACGGGCATCGGTCGCATGGCCCCGCTGGTCTCCGGTATCGCCAACTATGCGCGCGTCGGCGACGAGTCCTATTACTCCTTCGAGGGGGATTACGAGTTCACCTCCGAGGCATGGGGACCACAACCGGTCCGACAGCTGTGGACCCCACCGGGAAGCTATGGCATGGCCGTGCTTAAGGACTCCGGCATCAACACCGTCAAGGACCTGCGAGGCAAGCGTCTTCCCTATCTCCTGGGTATGGAACCCACCAACCGGAAGATCGATGCCATTGTGCAGATGGGCGACCTGACACTCGATGATGTCACCCTGGTTCCCATCGCCTACTCCGAGCAGACGGAGGCATTGAAAACCGGGCACCTCGACGGGATCTACTCCAACACCGTCGGTGCCAGCATCGAGGAGTTACAGACCCGCGACCCGATCCGGTGGCTGGAATTGTCCATCGACACACCCGAGCAGCAACGCACCTGGGACGAGCTGGTTCCTCTCGCCCGCGTCGGATCGACAACAGGGGCGGTTGGTCTGGAACCGGGGGAGTCGGTCGATGTCATGGAACTGTCCCTGGCGATGCTGACCCGATCCGATGTCCCACCGGAGGAGGTCTATGCGATCACCAGCCTGATGCATAAACATTTCGACGATTACAAGGACGCCACCCCGGATGCCCAGTACTTCGCCATGGACAAGATCATCCTGGAACCACTGATGGTCCCCTTCCATCCCGGAGTGGTTCGACTTCTCGAGGAGAACAACCTGTGGACCCCGGCTCTTGATCGTCGTCAGAACGCGCTGATTGAACGGGAATCCCGCATGCAGAATGAATGGCCCAATTTCTGGGCTCAGAATAAGAAATCCGAGGACCCCTCCACCGCCTGGCGGAACTGGAAACAGGAGAACCTTCCCCAGCTGCCCGCCATGAGCACCACAGGATAG
- a CDS encoding TRAP transporter fused permease subunit, giving the protein MSSTIVDHDQKSCEKILPGAPPIPVEKNPRLTPFWRAMVAILAAIGIGGTINQVFYLNAFGIALQTNAFLYLIAACFVPVVFVTVPISKRITNQKEGIPLYDVALVAAFIGVSIWFALHSHDITVFGWAMVAPGYATIMSYFYWILILEALRRAAGLIVAGLALLVSLYPLVAGDIPVTVLQGINYDLNTLAQMHAMGSDSILGLPLQTAATILVGFLAFGVVLQHTGGATFFNDLSMSIFGRYRGGTAKVSIGSSAAMGMMSGSAVSNVLTTGPMTIPAMIKNGFTPKTAGAVEATASSGGSITPPIMGAAAFLMVSFAGVPYTQVIIAATIPAILYFLGIFLQIDGYAALKGLAGTPRSELPRFVTTLINGWPYILAFGLLTVLLLTTPSEAQVPFWVVLALILIGVVSPRQKFGIQEIYEVMVDLGVTLGKLFATIAGVGLILGGLTATGVALSISRDLIALVGDNVILILITGAIACFILGMGLTISAAYVFLAIVMVPALIALDVNVYAAHLFIIYWASVSYITPPVGLAAFAAAGISKASPMGTSVEAMRLGAVKYIVPFGFALNPALVAQAPLTEVLIAGAFSIVAVFAIAAAFSGWIQFVEVKPTLISRALLAVGGSMIFLPQLPITLAGVSIVVAVMVVEKFIAGRKAPATAKAPADTQLQPQPQTV; this is encoded by the coding sequence ATGTCATCCACCATCGTTGACCACGACCAGAAGTCTTGTGAAAAGATACTGCCCGGAGCGCCCCCCATTCCCGTTGAGAAGAACCCACGCCTCACGCCCTTCTGGCGGGCGATGGTTGCCATTCTCGCCGCCATCGGGATCGGGGGAACGATCAACCAGGTCTTCTACCTGAATGCATTTGGTATTGCTCTGCAGACAAACGCGTTTCTGTATCTGATCGCGGCCTGCTTCGTTCCCGTCGTCTTCGTCACCGTCCCGATCTCCAAGCGGATCACCAACCAGAAAGAGGGTATCCCGCTCTACGACGTCGCCCTAGTGGCCGCCTTCATCGGTGTCTCAATCTGGTTTGCCCTACACTCCCATGACATCACCGTCTTCGGATGGGCGATGGTGGCACCCGGCTACGCAACCATCATGAGCTACTTCTACTGGATTCTGATTCTAGAAGCGCTCCGCCGTGCAGCTGGTCTCATTGTCGCTGGCCTGGCACTCCTTGTTTCCCTCTACCCATTGGTTGCGGGTGATATCCCGGTTACCGTGCTGCAGGGGATCAACTATGACCTGAACACGCTCGCCCAGATGCACGCCATGGGATCGGATTCCATCCTCGGGCTCCCGCTCCAGACCGCAGCGACCATTCTCGTCGGTTTCCTGGCCTTTGGTGTTGTCCTCCAACACACGGGCGGGGCGACGTTCTTCAATGATCTATCGATGTCGATCTTCGGCCGCTACCGCGGTGGCACAGCCAAGGTCTCTATCGGCAGTTCCGCGGCCATGGGCATGATGTCCGGTTCTGCGGTGTCGAATGTCCTGACCACCGGGCCCATGACGATTCCCGCCATGATCAAGAACGGTTTCACCCCCAAAACCGCAGGTGCAGTGGAGGCCACCGCCTCCTCCGGCGGTTCCATCACCCCGCCGATCATGGGTGCTGCAGCCTTCCTCATGGTGTCCTTCGCGGGCGTTCCCTACACCCAGGTCATCATCGCGGCGACGATTCCCGCCATCCTCTACTTCCTCGGCATCTTCCTCCAGATCGATGGTTACGCCGCACTGAAGGGTCTGGCCGGCACCCCCCGATCAGAGCTGCCTCGTTTCGTCACCACCCTGATCAACGGATGGCCGTACATCCTGGCATTCGGCCTGCTCACCGTGTTGCTTCTGACCACCCCCTCTGAGGCCCAGGTCCCATTCTGGGTTGTCCTCGCCCTCATCCTCATCGGTGTGGTGAGCCCCCGACAGAAGTTCGGCATCCAGGAGATCTACGAGGTCATGGTCGACCTGGGTGTCACGCTGGGCAAGCTCTTCGCCACGATCGCCGGCGTCGGCCTCATCCTCGGCGGCCTGACCGCCACCGGCGTGGCATTGTCGATCTCCCGCGACCTGATCGCCCTGGTCGGAGACAACGTCATCCTGATCCTCATCACCGGCGCGATCGCCTGCTTCATCCTGGGTATGGGGCTGACCATCTCGGCGGCCTATGTCTTCCTGGCCATCGTCATGGTCCCCGCGCTGATCGCCCTGGATGTCAATGTATATGCGGCCCACCTGTTCATCATCTACTGGGCATCCGTCTCCTACATCACCCCGCCGGTCGGCCTGGCGGCATTCGCCGCCGCCGGCATCTCAAAGGCCTCACCGATGGGGACATCGGTGGAGGCCATGAGGCTGGGGGCAGTGAAATACATTGTCCCCTTCGGCTTTGCACTCAACCCGGCGTTGGTCGCCCAGGCACCGCTCACCGAAGTCCTGATTGCCGGTGCATTCTCCATCGTCGCGGTGTTTGCCATCGCGGCAGCCTTCTCCGGATGGATCCAGTTCGTGGAGGTCAAACCAACCCTCATCTCGCGGGCCCTGCTCGCGGTCGGTGGTTCCATGATCTTCCTCCCGCAGCTTCCCATCACCCTCGCGGGTGTCAGCATTGTCGTGGCGGTCATGGTCGTGGAGAAGTTCATCGCCGGCAGGAAAGCACCGGCCACCGCGAAAGCCCCCGCTGATACCCAGCTACAACCACAACCCCAGACAGTCTAG
- a CDS encoding enoyl-CoA hydratase/isomerase family protein has product MTTDLIIRDDTDGVAQLTINRPEAMNAMNRSVIDRLNEHLDVIDIDESIDVVIITGAGDKAFVAGADIKELAKRGPLDGLEAYMQRTYDRLGSFSKPLVAAVNGYAFGGGNELALACDIRVGSTNAQFALPEAGLGILPSAGGTQRLPNIVGRGLAADMIITGRRIEAEEARASNLITYLVEPEDLLPTAHKVAQRIRRKGPLAVSLIRQLLIRGGRVDHETGILLERLAQSVLFASPEKQEGTEAFVEKRPADFQSVRHDR; this is encoded by the coding sequence ATGACCACTGACCTGATTATCCGCGACGATACCGATGGCGTGGCGCAGTTGACGATCAACCGTCCAGAGGCGATGAATGCCATGAACCGCTCGGTGATCGATCGTCTCAACGAGCACCTCGACGTCATTGACATCGATGAGTCCATTGATGTTGTCATCATCACCGGCGCAGGGGATAAGGCCTTCGTGGCCGGTGCCGACATCAAGGAGCTGGCGAAGCGGGGTCCCCTGGATGGGCTTGAGGCCTATATGCAGCGCACCTATGACCGTCTGGGTTCCTTCTCCAAACCGCTGGTCGCCGCGGTCAACGGTTACGCCTTCGGCGGCGGCAATGAACTCGCCCTCGCATGTGATATCCGGGTGGGGTCAACCAATGCCCAGTTTGCACTGCCTGAGGCGGGCCTCGGGATTCTTCCCTCAGCAGGGGGAACCCAGCGGCTCCCGAACATCGTCGGGCGGGGCCTGGCCGCCGACATGATCATCACCGGCCGGCGTATCGAGGCGGAGGAAGCCCGTGCCTCCAACCTCATTACCTACCTCGTCGAACCGGAGGATCTGCTCCCCACGGCGCACAAGGTCGCTCAGCGTATCCGCCGTAAAGGGCCGCTAGCAGTGTCACTCATCCGCCAGCTGCTCATCCGTGGCGGCCGGGTCGACCACGAGACGGGCATCCTGCTTGAGCGCCTGGCCCAGTCGGTGCTCTTTGCCTCCCCGGAGAAACAGGAGGGGACTGAGGCTTTCGTCGAAAAGCGCCCTGCTGATTTCCAGTCTGTTCGCCACGACCGTTAA
- a CDS encoding 3-hydroxyacyl-CoA dehydrogenase family protein, whose protein sequence is MSALTSVNHITVIGSGTMGSQIGMVAALSGFETTIIDIAEDALQRAREQLESRMARDVEKGRRTQSEVDEAFTRLDFSTDRDAVVAGTDFVIEAAVEDLSIKRKLFAALDQIAPPHAILATNSSNIVSSRIADATSRPEKVCNMHFFNPVLVMKAVEVVAHPGTSQDTVAITAALAEAMGKQVIHVHKEIPGFVANRLLAALRKEALQLYSDGVVSFEDIDIAAKSALGHPMGPFELMDLVGIDVAYMIRLAEYEQTGDPESLPNPELKKLYDAGRFGRKSGQGWYTYASAT, encoded by the coding sequence ATGTCAGCACTCACATCTGTCAACCACATCACCGTTATCGGTTCGGGAACCATGGGGTCCCAGATCGGTATGGTGGCAGCCTTGTCGGGGTTCGAAACCACCATCATCGACATCGCCGAGGATGCCCTGCAGCGGGCCCGGGAACAGCTTGAATCGCGGATGGCGCGCGATGTTGAGAAGGGTCGTCGCACCCAGTCCGAGGTGGATGAAGCCTTCACTCGCCTCGATTTCTCCACCGACCGGGATGCTGTCGTCGCCGGGACCGATTTCGTGATCGAGGCGGCCGTGGAGGATCTGAGCATCAAAAGAAAACTGTTCGCAGCGCTCGATCAGATCGCCCCGCCCCATGCGATCCTGGCGACGAACTCCTCGAATATCGTCTCCTCCAGGATCGCCGATGCCACTTCCCGCCCGGAGAAGGTGTGCAACATGCACTTCTTCAATCCAGTGCTGGTCATGAAGGCCGTGGAGGTCGTGGCTCATCCAGGCACGTCCCAGGACACCGTGGCTATCACCGCGGCACTGGCCGAGGCCATGGGTAAGCAGGTCATCCACGTGCACAAGGAAATACCGGGTTTCGTGGCCAACCGTCTTCTGGCGGCACTGCGTAAGGAGGCCCTGCAGCTCTACTCCGACGGGGTGGTCTCCTTCGAGGACATTGATATCGCGGCGAAATCAGCTCTCGGCCATCCAATGGGGCCCTTCGAGCTGATGGATCTGGTCGGCATCGACGTCGCCTACATGATCCGCCTGGCCGAGTACGAGCAGACCGGGGACCCGGAGTCACTGCCCAACCCGGAGCTGAAAAAGCTCTACGACGCCGGAAGGTTCGGCCGTAAAAGTGGCCAGGGTTGGTACACCTACGCCTCCGCAACCTAG
- a CDS encoding acyl-CoA dehydrogenase family protein yields the protein MPMPTGQLSADVVEHADYLLLDADFTQGERVLRDQVRAFGKEHILPIINDYWERAEFPYEILEPLAGLGLAGTVIKGYGCPGLSRLENGIVSRELGRIDGSICTFFGVHSGLSMGSINILGSEEQRRRWLPDMAKFRKTGAFALTEPNHGSDSVSLETSARREGDSWVLNGHKRWIGNGHAGDIIVVYARDEADQQVKAFVVEKQRNGEYPPGYRAEVITGKTGKRAILQGDIVIDNLRIPEENRLTNCHSFKDVNRVLAATRGGVAWESTGHAMAGFELAAQYALQRHQFGSPIASYQLVQTKLAHMLADVVENQLLCVRMAELQERGEFSTPMASLTKMTTAKNALSICREARDMMGGNGLLLNNHIARHMTDMEVSYTYEGTDSIQALIVGRDITGISAFTHSRK from the coding sequence ATGCCCATGCCTACTGGCCAACTCAGCGCCGATGTTGTCGAACACGCCGACTACCTGCTGCTCGATGCCGATTTCACGCAGGGGGAGCGTGTCCTCCGCGACCAGGTCCGGGCGTTCGGAAAGGAACATATCCTCCCGATCATCAACGATTACTGGGAGCGCGCGGAATTCCCCTATGAGATCCTCGAACCGCTTGCCGGTCTCGGACTGGCCGGCACCGTGATCAAGGGATACGGCTGCCCGGGGTTGAGCCGCCTGGAAAACGGAATCGTCAGTCGGGAACTGGGGCGTATCGACGGTTCCATCTGCACCTTCTTCGGCGTCCACTCAGGGCTCAGCATGGGCTCGATCAACATCCTCGGCTCCGAGGAACAACGCCGGCGGTGGCTGCCGGACATGGCGAAATTCAGGAAAACCGGTGCCTTCGCCCTCACCGAACCCAACCATGGCTCCGACTCGGTCTCCTTGGAGACCTCCGCGCGCCGAGAGGGCGATTCCTGGGTGCTCAATGGTCACAAGCGGTGGATCGGCAATGGGCATGCAGGTGACATCATCGTTGTGTATGCACGCGATGAGGCGGATCAGCAGGTGAAGGCATTCGTCGTCGAAAAGCAGCGTAACGGCGAGTACCCACCCGGGTACCGCGCCGAGGTCATCACCGGCAAGACCGGCAAACGGGCGATTCTGCAGGGCGACATCGTCATCGACAACCTGAGAATCCCGGAGGAGAACAGGCTCACCAACTGCCACTCATTCAAGGACGTCAACCGCGTCCTCGCCGCCACCCGCGGGGGCGTGGCCTGGGAATCAACCGGGCACGCCATGGCCGGTTTCGAACTGGCAGCTCAATACGCCCTGCAGCGTCACCAGTTCGGTTCCCCCATCGCCAGCTACCAGCTTGTCCAGACCAAATTGGCGCACATGCTCGCCGACGTGGTGGAGAACCAACTGCTGTGCGTCCGCATGGCGGAACTACAGGAACGTGGTGAGTTCTCCACCCCGATGGCATCACTGACCAAGATGACCACCGCCAAGAATGCGTTGTCCATCTGCCGGGAGGCGCGCGACATGATGGGCGGCAACGGTCTCCTCCTGAATAACCACATCGCGCGCCACATGACCGACATGGAGGTCTCGTACACCTACGAGGGAACCGACTCCATCCAGGCACTCATCGTCGGCCGTGACATCACCGGCATCTCCGCGTTCACCCATTCACGAAAGTAG
- a CDS encoding thiolase family protein translates to MSDAFIISALRTPVGRYGGALSSIRPDDLMAHTIRSVVEGSGIDPAAFDDVVIGNANGAGEDSRNVARLAWLRAGYPDTVAGVTVNRLCASGMTSISMATALVASGQADLIVAGGVESMSRAPWVMPKPESAFAKPTAIWDTAIGPRFVNPAFPPRVNYSMLETAEEVARVKNVSREDADAFAVESQSRAQTALQAGCFNSEITAVEVTDRKGKVTIVDTDEGPRAGVTREGLARLKPIVQGGSVVTAGNSSSLNDGASAVIIASEWAIREHNLTPRARVAGATVVGLAPEIMGMGPVPATHKLLDRTGWKLDDVDAIELNEAFATQSLACIRELDLDSAKVNSWGGAIALGHPLGSSGARISITLLNRLEKSSARRGIATMCVGYGQGMALAIETV, encoded by the coding sequence ATGTCTGATGCATTTATCATCTCCGCGCTCCGCACCCCCGTTGGCCGATATGGTGGGGCACTATCCTCCATCCGCCCCGATGATCTGATGGCGCACACCATCCGTTCGGTGGTGGAGGGATCCGGAATTGATCCGGCAGCCTTCGATGATGTAGTCATTGGCAACGCCAACGGCGCAGGTGAGGACAGTCGTAATGTCGCCCGCCTGGCGTGGTTGCGGGCAGGGTACCCGGATACCGTCGCCGGTGTGACCGTCAACCGACTGTGTGCCTCGGGCATGACCTCCATTTCCATGGCCACCGCCCTGGTGGCCTCCGGCCAAGCGGATCTGATCGTGGCCGGTGGTGTGGAATCAATGTCACGTGCCCCCTGGGTCATGCCCAAACCGGAAAGTGCCTTCGCCAAACCCACCGCGATCTGGGACACCGCCATCGGCCCACGCTTCGTCAACCCCGCGTTCCCACCGAGGGTCAATTACTCCATGCTGGAAACCGCGGAGGAGGTTGCGCGCGTCAAGAATGTCTCGCGTGAGGATGCGGATGCCTTCGCCGTCGAATCCCAGTCGCGTGCACAGACCGCCCTACAGGCGGGATGCTTCAACTCCGAGATCACTGCCGTCGAGGTGACTGATAGAAAAGGCAAGGTCACCATCGTTGATACCGATGAGGGGCCACGCGCTGGGGTCACCCGGGAGGGGCTCGCGAGGCTCAAACCAATTGTCCAGGGTGGTTCGGTGGTCACAGCCGGTAACTCCTCCTCACTCAATGACGGGGCCTCCGCTGTCATCATCGCCAGTGAATGGGCCATCAGGGAACATAATCTCACTCCCCGTGCCCGGGTTGCCGGAGCCACTGTTGTCGGCCTGGCCCCGGAGATCATGGGTATGGGCCCGGTGCCGGCCACCCACAAACTCCTGGACCGGACCGGCTGGAAGCTCGATGACGTGGATGCCATCGAACTCAACGAGGCCTTTGCCACCCAGTCCCTGGCCTGCATCCGTGAGCTGGATCTGGACAGTGCCAAGGTGAATTCCTGGGGTGGTGCGATCGCGTTGGGTCATCCCCTGGGGTCCAGTGGCGCGCGAATCTCCATCACCCTGCTCAACCGCCTGGAGAAATCCTCCGCGCGGCGCGGTATCGCCACCATGTGTGTCGGTTATGGCCAGGGTATGGCCCTGGCCATCGAGACGGTCTAG
- a CDS encoding 3-oxoacid CoA-transferase subunit B: protein MVNKIVESVDEAIAGIEDGMVLAVGGFGPAGVPFTLIDGVYHSGTHNLSVYSNNPGGTGDDGSISGLAKLIQGRRIRRFAGSHIGYNKNFEAQYLSGEIELELIPQGSLSERMRAGGAGIPAFYTPTGANSLVAQGGIPIKYDENGNVTVVSSPKETRTFTRNGDTRDYVLEEAITADFSLIHAYKADPEGNLVFRASGQNFNPDAAMCGTVTVVEAEYIVPTGSLKNDEIHLPGIYVDRVLPLTPEQRSFKPFGALPPASGEQVVQPTHPHNQMGWNRDEMAVRAAQELNDGEYVNLGIGLPTRVADFVPAGTRVTLQSENGIMKMGPAPNYYELDPDIINAGKDSVTILPGGSTFGSSASFAMIRGGHIDKAILGSLQVSENGDLANWAIPGKKIRGMGGAMDLVEGAKTVIVLMEHLDPEGAPRVLPECTYPLTGRGVVDRIITNLGVFDVDDEGLVLIETAPGVTLEMIEERTPVHFRMALQTV, encoded by the coding sequence ATGGTCAATAAAATTGTTGAGAGTGTTGACGAGGCCATCGCCGGCATCGAAGACGGCATGGTGCTCGCTGTCGGCGGGTTTGGCCCGGCCGGTGTTCCCTTTACGCTTATCGACGGCGTCTATCACTCCGGTACCCATAACCTCAGCGTGTACTCAAACAACCCGGGTGGCACAGGGGACGACGGCAGCATCTCCGGGCTCGCCAAACTCATCCAGGGCCGACGGATCCGCCGTTTCGCCGGTTCCCACATCGGATACAACAAGAACTTCGAGGCACAGTACCTGTCCGGGGAGATCGAACTGGAGCTGATCCCCCAGGGCAGCCTCTCGGAACGGATGCGCGCCGGGGGAGCGGGCATCCCCGCGTTCTACACTCCAACCGGGGCAAACTCCCTGGTGGCACAGGGTGGGATCCCCATCAAATACGATGAGAACGGCAACGTGACCGTGGTGTCATCCCCTAAAGAAACCCGCACCTTCACCCGCAACGGGGACACCAGGGATTATGTTCTGGAAGAGGCCATCACCGCGGATTTCTCCCTCATCCATGCGTACAAGGCTGATCCAGAGGGGAACCTGGTGTTCCGGGCTTCCGGACAGAACTTCAATCCCGATGCAGCCATGTGCGGCACGGTCACTGTCGTGGAGGCCGAATACATCGTCCCCACCGGATCACTCAAAAACGATGAGATCCACCTGCCTGGAATCTACGTGGACAGGGTCCTGCCCCTGACCCCTGAGCAGCGCAGTTTCAAGCCGTTCGGCGCCCTGCCACCTGCATCCGGGGAGCAGGTCGTGCAACCCACACATCCGCATAACCAGATGGGGTGGAACCGAGACGAGATGGCGGTGCGTGCCGCGCAGGAGCTTAACGACGGTGAATACGTCAACCTCGGCATCGGTCTTCCCACCCGGGTCGCGGATTTCGTCCCCGCTGGAACCAGGGTCACCCTCCAGAGTGAAAACGGAATCATGAAGATGGGCCCGGCACCGAACTACTATGAGCTTGACCCGGACATCATCAACGCAGGTAAAGACTCCGTCACCATCCTGCCCGGCGGATCCACCTTCGGTTCCTCCGCGAGTTTCGCCATGATCCGTGGTGGCCATATCGACAAGGCGATTCTGGGGTCCCTGCAGGTCAGTGAGAACGGTGATCTGGCGAACTGGGCGATCCCGGGTAAGAAGATCCGGGGCATGGGCGGGGCGATGGACCTTGTCGAGGGCGCCAAGACGGTGATCGTCCTCATGGAGCATCTTGATCCCGAAGGAGCACCCCGCGTGCTACCTGAATGCACCTACCCCCTGACCGGACGGGGTGTTGTCGACCGCATCATCACCAATCTGGGTGTCTTCGACGTTGATGATGAGGGCTTGGTTCTCATCGAAACTGCTCCCGGCGTCACGCTGGAGATGATTGAGGAAAGAACCCCCGTCCACTTCCGGATGGCGCTCCAGACAGTCTGA
- a CDS encoding endonuclease domain-containing protein codes for MSRPTFAKYYRKVAGTIYLHRDQADDPDLVAEALLMRCPHGMLRGFAALSNMGFTLNLDGWRPIISIPRTSPAIRAHRGAILRLVEEDVHMINGRRTVTAVQAVVDILARPDSWGRYRDGARIEEQVAVLDHLVRQKLDLFGRLRKDPRTAGISALVNPLAESRPESIVRVRLHRAGFKEWKPQIRVRGREGFYFVDLGDPILKVGIEYQGAHHFDREARARDAQRANDLRWAGWSILEVTSTILNSEAEWRKVLARVGEEVSLARQQRTSRIA; via the coding sequence ATGTCCAGGCCGACTTTCGCCAAGTATTACCGGAAGGTGGCGGGCACCATCTACCTGCACCGGGACCAGGCCGATGATCCCGATCTGGTCGCCGAGGCGCTCCTGATGCGGTGTCCCCACGGGATGCTCCGTGGTTTTGCGGCTCTGAGCAACATGGGCTTCACCCTCAACCTGGACGGGTGGAGGCCGATCATCTCGATTCCGCGGACGTCCCCGGCAATCCGTGCCCATCGGGGCGCCATCCTGCGGCTGGTGGAAGAAGATGTCCACATGATCAACGGAAGGCGCACCGTAACGGCGGTTCAGGCGGTGGTGGATATCCTCGCCAGGCCCGACAGTTGGGGTCGCTACCGTGACGGGGCCAGAATCGAGGAGCAGGTGGCAGTCCTGGATCATCTGGTGCGACAGAAGTTGGATCTCTTCGGCAGGCTTCGGAAGGATCCGCGCACGGCGGGGATATCCGCCCTGGTGAATCCGTTGGCGGAGTCGAGGCCGGAATCGATAGTCAGGGTGAGGCTCCACCGCGCTGGTTTCAAGGAGTGGAAACCCCAGATCAGGGTGCGGGGGAGGGAGGGGTTCTATTTTGTGGATCTGGGTGATCCGATCCTGAAGGTGGGGATCGAATATCAGGGCGCGCACCATTTCGACCGGGAGGCACGCGCCAGGGATGCGCAACGGGCCAATGATCTGCGTTGGGCGGGGTGGAGCATTCTGGAGGTCACGTCAACCATCCTGAACAGTGAGGCGGAGTGGCGGAAAGTCCTGGCAAGGGTGGGGGAGGAGGTGAGCCTCGCTCGTCAACAGCGCACCAGCCGCATTGCGTAG
- a CDS encoding RluA family pseudouridine synthase, with protein METKLKPTFVEVEIPEAHAGRRLDKYLRAHLKGVPASLIFRQLRTGKIKVNGRKAKPDYRTQPGDMLKMLQMDLPENLPPPASLPTKLLNQIDNGIIHEDADLIVLNKPADIAVHTGTGVAGGVIEALRQLRPGEADLELAHRLDHETSGLLMVAKTPAMLRHIQQLLREDDRALSRRYALLVRGRWPDHLTAVDAPLQRTDTTVRVHPDGQSALTFFEVERRFGNRATLVKARLTTGRKHQIRVHARHAGHPIIGDRKYGDPRARATHLFLHAAELTVPMPDGMTREFSAPLPTNWDLQHL; from the coding sequence ATGGAGACGAAACTTAAGCCCACCTTCGTGGAGGTGGAGATCCCGGAGGCGCATGCGGGACGACGGCTGGATAAGTATCTGCGGGCACACCTGAAGGGGGTGCCCGCTTCCCTGATTTTCCGGCAGCTGCGCACGGGGAAGATCAAGGTGAATGGCCGCAAGGCCAAGCCTGATTACCGCACGCAGCCTGGGGATATGTTGAAGATGCTGCAGATGGACCTGCCGGAGAACCTGCCACCGCCGGCATCCCTGCCCACAAAATTGCTGAACCAGATCGACAACGGCATCATCCATGAGGATGCGGACCTGATCGTTCTGAATAAACCTGCGGATATCGCGGTGCACACCGGCACGGGGGTTGCCGGGGGAGTCATCGAGGCACTGAGACAGCTCCGGCCGGGCGAAGCCGATCTGGAGCTGGCCCACCGTCTGGACCATGAGACCTCGGGGTTGCTCATGGTGGCCAAGACCCCGGCCATGCTGCGGCATATCCAGCAGCTCCTACGGGAGGATGACCGGGCGTTATCGCGTCGATACGCGCTGTTGGTGCGCGGGCGCTGGCCTGACCACCTCACCGCGGTCGACGCCCCGCTGCAGCGTACCGACACCACCGTGCGGGTCCATCCCGACGGGCAGTCCGCGCTGACTTTCTTTGAGGTGGAGCGGAGGTTCGGCAACCGGGCCACGTTGGTGAAGGCGCGGTTGACCACCGGGCGTAAACATCAGATCCGGGTGCATGCCCGGCACGCCGGCCATCCGATCATCGGCGATCGGAAATATGGGGATCCACGCGCCCGCGCCACCCACCTGTTCCTGCATGCCGCCGAGCTCACGGTGCCCATGCCGGATGGCATGACCAGGGAATTCTCGGCACCGCTGCCCACCAACTGGGACCTGCAGCATTTGTGA